A single Atopobiaceae bacterium DNA region contains:
- a CDS encoding Cna B-type domain-containing protein: MIVSILLGLILCLCMAPQAHAEGTKDLVANGGYRPYTERYNALTQGENRLSVMHVYLKQGETAYFGTSVSTAKLYEVADNKNSGYLFSNAEMGTSFSDSELTYLNTADVYVAKGNYSSVTDALPYANGTLNSDVTLIDLPDASTSTTPGYIYDSTQEAGGVDVSGTGTGYKVSSTNGLTPVGSVAASAKTDANAFTAPSDGVYTVVFFSSGHTRQDPVKTLASNTTPFAQTQRGGTVASWDISVYDNGTLQTGRVFTSTLFLNMGGNVLGGNDSLDSTVYAVTNDGYKYKVDFNGMDPYGFMFFANNRGLLTTSTNSSLYHGVRSNNNQLSDIVNHDVTLNKEPSDSTLDETYNLFYESPSSDALTALGISDPSSGQGGVSDLKFTGTDDSTANEGYVGKGGTFSFTADANTSATSYQIELDFSSTGGGTVVLSNALKKGTTNTITWDGKDANGNYVPAGTYQTLNGKLKLKGGEVHFPLLDVEQNHAGIKIGRINGTGASESSPDYTVYFNNSSSNAGDTTSPWTLSKNWEVGNQTDATAGVSSENGAMAFTNTNTKNSAKGMNLVGDGDQCALDVWAYYNRTVDESNFSFKLVDTTFTVTKAWDRGTETNPKSVTMTLMDSDGNEVTTDATGTAILNPVTYDTTTSATYTWEHLDATKTYHVVETAIDSYTTAYGNVTGSATDGYAQTVTNTLKPTSLTINKVWDMNGSNEAHPTSVDVHVYTDSARTQEITGSPFTLNETNNWTITISDLDPMLTYYVYEDPVTGYSTYGDGQASGNANDGYTSTIANTFNSGDYMSVAVYKIWKGDGTYSAYQPSSVKMTLLKDGQPVTTDALGNTITNPVTLNAANSWYYVWPALLAKDTSSTGYTVSETDANGNPLQGYTSTFDGASFGHNFGFLGMSNEYKTTTFTVNKSWDNGVDANAPTSVTMQLQQSVDGGTTYTDYGSAVDLDEAGTWKHQWTDLPTYTAENKQILYRAVETSVTGYTAADGGVTGSAADGYTQTFTNTYGYTNLTVNKTWDHGTQPQAEWPSSAVYTLYNGTTAIDSCTLSDANSWTYTFEGLPRDGSFSLVESSVDGYATTGGTVTGNATDGYTASFKNTYTPTTFTATKVWDHGTQAQADWPGSVTLQLYADGVATGAPVTLTSADADVSGNWVYTWTDLDPSANYTVSETAVDGYGTTVGDVTGTAADGYAATITNTFDPTTVTVTKTWDHGTQDKADWPASVTVHLYKNGTEIASFALNEANGWKHTFTGLASGATYTVTEDDVTGYTGKVGTMTGSDADGWTVDVSNTYDAPPATTTPATTTPATTTPETPAATSPATTPDNPAATPVSDEATTPRTGDTTTSAAAIMLVALLGVGCLAACVWYRRKA, encoded by the coding sequence TTGATCGTCTCCATCCTGCTGGGCCTGATCCTCTGCCTGTGCATGGCGCCCCAGGCGCATGCCGAGGGTACCAAGGATCTCGTCGCCAACGGGGGCTACCGTCCCTACACCGAGCGCTATAACGCCCTCACCCAGGGCGAGAACCGCCTCTCGGTGATGCACGTCTACCTCAAGCAGGGCGAGACCGCCTACTTCGGCACGTCCGTCTCGACTGCCAAGCTCTATGAGGTCGCGGACAACAAGAACTCCGGCTACCTCTTCAGCAACGCCGAGATGGGCACGAGCTTCTCTGACTCCGAGCTCACCTACCTCAACACCGCTGACGTCTACGTGGCCAAGGGCAACTACTCGTCTGTGACCGACGCGCTGCCGTATGCCAATGGGACGCTGAACTCGGACGTCACCCTGATCGACCTGCCTGACGCCTCTACCAGCACCACCCCCGGCTACATCTACGACTCCACGCAGGAGGCGGGCGGCGTCGACGTCTCGGGCACCGGTACCGGCTACAAGGTCAGCTCCACCAACGGCCTCACCCCGGTGGGCTCGGTGGCCGCCAGTGCCAAGACCGACGCCAATGCCTTCACGGCCCCCTCGGACGGCGTCTACACCGTGGTGTTCTTCTCGTCGGGACACACGCGCCAGGATCCGGTCAAGACGCTCGCAAGCAACACGACCCCCTTCGCGCAGACCCAGCGTGGCGGCACCGTGGCCTCGTGGGACATCTCGGTCTATGACAACGGGACGCTCCAGACCGGCCGCGTCTTCACGAGCACCCTCTTCCTCAACATGGGCGGCAACGTCCTGGGCGGCAACGACTCGCTCGACTCCACGGTCTACGCGGTCACCAACGACGGCTACAAGTACAAGGTCGACTTCAACGGCATGGACCCGTACGGGTTCATGTTCTTCGCCAACAACCGAGGCCTTCTCACCACGTCGACCAACTCGTCGCTCTACCACGGTGTCAGGTCGAATAACAACCAGCTCTCGGACATCGTGAACCACGACGTCACGCTCAACAAGGAGCCCTCTGACTCCACGCTCGACGAGACGTACAACCTCTTCTACGAGAGCCCGTCCTCGGATGCCCTCACGGCTCTGGGAATCTCCGACCCGTCGAGCGGGCAAGGCGGCGTCTCGGACCTCAAGTTCACCGGTACCGACGACTCCACGGCCAACGAGGGCTACGTGGGCAAGGGTGGCACGTTCAGCTTCACCGCCGACGCCAACACGAGCGCCACGTCATACCAGATCGAGCTCGACTTCTCCTCGACGGGCGGTGGCACCGTGGTGCTGTCGAACGCCCTCAAGAAGGGTACGACCAACACCATCACCTGGGACGGCAAGGACGCCAATGGCAACTACGTCCCGGCGGGCACGTACCAGACGCTCAACGGCAAGCTCAAGCTCAAGGGCGGCGAGGTCCACTTCCCGCTGCTCGACGTGGAGCAGAACCATGCCGGCATCAAGATCGGCCGCATCAACGGCACCGGTGCCTCGGAGTCGAGCCCTGACTACACGGTCTACTTCAACAACTCGTCCTCCAACGCGGGCGACACCACCAGCCCCTGGACGCTCTCCAAGAACTGGGAGGTCGGCAACCAGACCGATGCCACGGCAGGCGTGAGCTCCGAGAATGGCGCCATGGCGTTCACCAACACCAACACCAAGAACAGTGCCAAGGGCATGAACCTCGTCGGAGACGGCGACCAGTGCGCGCTGGACGTGTGGGCCTACTACAACCGCACGGTCGACGAGTCGAACTTCTCGTTCAAGCTCGTGGACACCACGTTCACGGTGACCAAGGCCTGGGACCGCGGCACCGAGACGAACCCGAAGTCAGTGACCATGACGCTCATGGATTCCGACGGCAACGAGGTCACGACCGACGCGACGGGGACGGCCATCCTGAACCCGGTCACCTATGACACGACGACCTCTGCCACCTACACCTGGGAGCACCTCGACGCGACCAAGACCTATCACGTGGTCGAGACGGCTATCGACAGCTATACGACGGCCTATGGGAACGTGACCGGTAGCGCGACCGACGGCTACGCCCAGACGGTCACGAACACGCTGAAGCCCACCAGCCTCACCATCAACAAGGTCTGGGACATGAACGGTTCCAACGAGGCTCATCCTACGTCGGTCGACGTGCATGTGTATACGGATTCCGCCAGGACGCAGGAGATCACAGGTTCGCCGTTCACCCTGAACGAGACGAACAACTGGACGATTACGATCTCTGACCTCGACCCGATGCTCACCTACTACGTCTATGAGGATCCGGTCACCGGCTACAGTACCTACGGGGATGGTCAGGCGAGCGGCAACGCAAACGATGGCTACACGTCCACCATCGCCAACACCTTCAACTCCGGTGACTACATGTCCGTGGCCGTCTACAAGATCTGGAAGGGCGACGGCACGTACAGCGCCTATCAGCCGTCCTCGGTCAAGATGACGCTGCTGAAGGACGGCCAGCCGGTCACGACTGACGCGCTCGGCAACACGATCACGAACCCGGTCACCCTCAATGCGGCGAACAGCTGGTACTACGTCTGGCCTGCGCTCCTTGCCAAGGACACGAGCTCGACAGGATATACGGTCTCGGAGACCGATGCCAACGGCAATCCGCTCCAGGGCTATACCTCCACGTTCGACGGTGCCTCCTTCGGGCACAACTTCGGGTTCCTGGGAATGAGCAACGAGTACAAGACGACCACGTTCACGGTGAACAAGAGCTGGGACAACGGAGTCGATGCCAACGCGCCGACCTCGGTGACGATGCAGCTGCAGCAGTCGGTCGACGGAGGCACGACCTACACCGACTATGGCTCAGCGGTCGACCTGGACGAGGCCGGCACCTGGAAGCACCAGTGGACGGACCTGCCCACCTACACTGCCGAGAACAAGCAGATCCTCTATCGTGCGGTCGAGACGTCCGTGACCGGATACACCGCTGCTGATGGCGGGGTCACCGGGTCGGCGGCTGACGGCTACACCCAGACCTTCACCAACACCTATGGCTACACCAACCTGACCGTCAACAAGACGTGGGACCACGGCACGCAGCCGCAGGCCGAGTGGCCGAGCAGTGCGGTGTACACGCTCTACAACGGCACCACCGCCATCGACTCCTGCACGCTGAGCGACGCCAACTCCTGGACCTACACATTCGAGGGCCTTCCGCGTGATGGCTCCTTCTCGCTGGTCGAGAGCTCCGTGGACGGCTACGCCACGACCGGTGGCACCGTCACCGGCAACGCGACCGATGGCTACACCGCATCCTTCAAGAACACCTACACGCCGACCACGTTCACGGCCACCAAGGTCTGGGACCACGGCACGCAGGCCCAGGCCGACTGGCCGGGATCGGTCACGCTGCAGCTCTATGCCGACGGCGTGGCCACGGGCGCACCGGTGACCCTCACCAGCGCGGATGCCGACGTGAGCGGCAACTGGGTCTACACGTGGACCGACCTCGACCCCTCCGCGAACTACACGGTGAGCGAGACCGCCGTCGATGGCTACGGCACGACCGTGGGCGACGTGACGGGGACGGCTGCCGACGGCTATGCCGCGACGATCACCAACACCTTCGATCCCACCACCGTGACCGTCACCAAGACCTGGGACCACGGCACGCAGGACAAGGCTGACTGGCCTGCCTCCGTGACCGTCCACCTGTACAAGAACGGGACCGAGATCGCCAGCTTCGCGCTGAACGAGGCGAACGGCTGGAAGCACACCTTCACCGGACTCGCATCGGGCGCGACCTACACCGTGACCGAGGACGACGTCACCGGATACACCGGCAAGGTCGGTACCATGACCGGGTCGGACGCGGACGGCTGGACGGTGGACGTGAGCAACACCTATGACGCGCCGCCTGCGACCACGACGCCTGCGACCACGACGCCTGCGACCACGACGCCCGAGACCCCCGCGGCCACCTCACCTGCCACCACGCCGGACAACCCGGCGGCGACGCCGGTGAGCGACGAGGCCACCACGCCTCGCACGGGTGACACGACCACGTCTGCCGCGGCAATCATGCTGGTCGCGCTCCTTGGCGTGGGCTGCCTGGCGGCGTGCGTCTGGTACCGCAGGAAGGCCTAG
- a CDS encoding FAD-dependent oxidoreductase: MSKHGSKHDHDHTSKHDHAGKHDHARDASPAPHDRSKLFEPIRIGSLTVKNRISMAPLGMVCMSDSRGGFTQRAQDYYVERARGGTGLVMSGVTLANYDEMHDFSVPCAAYDPVWFAKTTHEMIGRIHAFDSVMFLQISAGFGRVVIPPMAKRFYAPSDQENRWDPSIHQQGMTADEIHKLIRDMVACAASAQHAGFDGVEVHAVHEGYLLDQFAIGLYNERGDEYGGSLENRLRPAIEIVQGIHAACGDDYPVSLRYSLKSFVKAIRHGALPGEDFDEKGKDLEEGLEAAHILEQAGYDMFNVDAGTYDSWYWNHPPMYFQKGMYREFARAMKENGIKAPIICAGRMDDPDMAADSIGRDCDLIGLGRPLLADPDWANKVKVGDEADIRPCLSCQQGCLARLAEGQPLSCAVNPACGRERDFALTPTATPRKVLVVGGGVAGMEAARALAIRGHKVTLWEKSDHLGGNVCVGSAPDFKSDDRALVAWYTRQLDKLPVDVHLGQEATRKNILAAHADVVVVASGATPIQVDLGGKGLPVLADDVLTGKVTPGNRVCIVGGGLVGCETALWLAEQGHEVAIVEATSQILGGGEGMCFANYDMLKDELAFHHVTLYESSTASEVKEASVVVSTPGGNHEIPADTTLLAVGYRADTRLYDELSREDVITYDIGDSRHVHNIMGAIWDAYQLAMEL, translated from the coding sequence ATGTCAAAGCACGGCAGCAAGCACGATCACGACCACACCTCGAAGCACGACCACGCCGGCAAGCACGACCACGCACGCGACGCAAGCCCCGCCCCGCACGACCGCTCCAAGCTCTTCGAGCCCATCAGGATAGGCTCGCTCACCGTGAAGAACCGCATCTCGATGGCACCGCTCGGCATGGTCTGCATGTCAGACTCCCGCGGCGGCTTCACCCAGCGCGCGCAGGACTACTACGTCGAGCGCGCCCGCGGCGGCACCGGCCTCGTCATGAGCGGCGTCACGCTGGCCAACTACGACGAGATGCACGACTTCTCGGTCCCCTGCGCGGCCTATGACCCGGTGTGGTTCGCCAAGACCACCCACGAGATGATCGGGCGCATCCACGCCTTCGACTCCGTGATGTTCCTGCAGATATCGGCCGGCTTCGGCCGCGTCGTCATCCCGCCCATGGCCAAGCGGTTCTATGCCCCCTCCGACCAGGAGAACCGCTGGGACCCCAGCATCCACCAGCAGGGAATGACCGCAGACGAGATCCACAAGCTCATCCGCGACATGGTCGCCTGTGCGGCATCGGCACAGCACGCCGGCTTCGACGGCGTCGAGGTCCATGCCGTGCACGAGGGCTACCTCCTCGACCAGTTCGCCATCGGCCTCTACAACGAGCGCGGCGACGAGTACGGCGGCTCCCTCGAGAACCGCCTGCGCCCCGCCATCGAGATCGTCCAGGGCATCCACGCCGCATGTGGCGATGATTACCCCGTCTCGCTGCGCTACAGCCTCAAGAGCTTCGTGAAGGCGATTCGCCACGGAGCGCTTCCCGGCGAGGACTTCGACGAGAAGGGCAAGGACCTCGAGGAGGGCCTGGAGGCTGCGCACATCCTCGAGCAGGCCGGCTATGACATGTTCAACGTGGACGCCGGCACCTATGACTCCTGGTACTGGAACCACCCGCCCATGTACTTCCAGAAGGGGATGTACCGCGAGTTCGCTCGTGCGATGAAGGAGAACGGCATCAAGGCCCCCATCATCTGCGCCGGCCGCATGGACGATCCCGACATGGCGGCCGACTCCATCGGACGAGACTGCGACCTCATCGGCCTGGGCCGCCCACTCCTGGCCGACCCCGACTGGGCCAACAAGGTGAAGGTCGGCGACGAGGCTGACATCCGCCCCTGCCTGTCGTGCCAACAGGGCTGCCTCGCCCGCCTCGCCGAGGGCCAACCCCTCTCGTGTGCCGTGAACCCCGCCTGCGGCCGCGAGCGCGACTTCGCCCTCACGCCCACCGCGACCCCACGCAAGGTCCTCGTGGTAGGTGGCGGCGTTGCCGGCATGGAGGCCGCCCGCGCCTTGGCCATCCGCGGCCACAAGGTCACGCTCTGGGAGAAGTCCGACCATCTGGGCGGTAACGTGTGCGTGGGCTCGGCGCCCGACTTCAAGTCCGATGACCGGGCGCTGGTCGCCTGGTACACGCGCCAGCTCGACAAGCTCCCCGTGGACGTCCACCTCGGCCAGGAGGCCACTCGCAAGAACATCCTTGCCGCGCACGCCGACGTCGTGGTGGTGGCGAGCGGCGCCACGCCGATCCAGGTCGACCTGGGCGGCAAGGGCCTCCCCGTTCTGGCAGACGACGTGCTCACCGGCAAGGTCACGCCCGGCAACCGCGTCTGCATCGTGGGCGGCGGGCTGGTAGGATGCGAGACCGCGCTCTGGCTCGCCGAGCAGGGCCACGAGGTCGCCATCGTCGAGGCAACGTCCCAGATCCTGGGTGGGGGCGAGGGTATGTGCTTCGCCAACTACGACATGCTCAAGGACGAGCTTGCCTTCCACCACGTCACGCTCTACGAGTCGTCCACGGCGAGCGAGGTCAAGGAGGCCTCGGTGGTGGTGAGCACACCAGGCGGCAACCACGAGATACCTGCCGACACGACGCTGCTCGCCGTGGGCTACCGCGCCGACACCCGGCTCTATGACGAGCTGTCCCGCGAGGACGTCATCACCTATGACATCGGCGACTCGCGCCACGTCCACAACATCATGGGCGCCATCTGGGACGCCTACCAGCTCGCGATGGAGCTCTGA
- a CDS encoding flavodoxin family protein: MRVLLINGSPHPRGCTYTALRAVACAIEENGVSTEIYQIGTKPVSGCLGCGQCSKLHHCVIDDNVNEVVARMREADGLVIGSPVHYASPSGAIESFCDRLFTATPKDLLRHKPCAVVASARRAGTSATLDALAKYPTICEMPLVSSKYWNEVHGATPADVEKDEEGMQTMQVLGANMAYVLKCRRAAEQAGIEAPVPPENRVMTNFIR, translated from the coding sequence ATGCGCGTCCTGCTCATCAACGGCAGCCCCCATCCTCGTGGCTGCACCTACACCGCACTCCGTGCCGTCGCCTGCGCCATCGAGGAGAACGGCGTCTCCACCGAGATCTACCAGATCGGCACCAAGCCCGTCTCGGGATGCCTTGGCTGCGGTCAGTGCTCCAAGCTGCACCATTGCGTGATCGACGACAACGTCAACGAGGTCGTTGCCCGCATGCGCGAGGCGGACGGCCTCGTCATCGGCTCGCCGGTCCACTATGCCAGCCCGTCGGGCGCCATCGAGAGCTTCTGCGACCGCCTGTTCACCGCGACCCCGAAGGACCTTCTCCGCCACAAGCCCTGTGCCGTCGTGGCCAGCGCCCGTCGCGCCGGTACCTCGGCCACGCTCGACGCGCTCGCCAAGTACCCCACGATCTGCGAGATGCCACTCGTCTCGTCCAAGTACTGGAACGAGGTCCATGGCGCCACGCCCGCCGACGTCGAGAAGGACGAGGAGGGCATGCAGACCATGCAGGTCCTGGGCGCCAACATGGCCTACGTCCTCAAGTGCCGTCGTGCCGCCGAGCAGGCCGGCATCGAGGCCCCCGTGCCGCCCGAGAACCGCGTCATGACCAACTTCATCAGGTAG
- the dltB gene encoding D-alanyl-lipoteichoic acid biosynthesis protein DltB, whose amino-acid sequence MSFYSDPSFFFLLAAVVAGAVVLGLLERPLGRYGLVVSLAMLVCLFSDDWSGLVLALASVALGYVATRLVLARCSSERGLTAPVRLLGLAAAIGPLVVYKVTTAAAAPLGGFIGISYMTFKITQVLLEVEDGLITDLPFLDYVGFLVFFPVFTSGPIDRSRRFMADAHKARPRAEYLDLLGRGIVQLLVGAAMQMVLATLARQYYQPAAIDLTKDLGPQLQTAFVTAWAYAGFLYFDFAGYSLMAQGASRALGIDTPANFRLPFLSCSMEEFWDRWHITLSHWLRDYVFMRLERSLTRHRIPRKRDTRAAVGLIADMCLMGAWHGIAPQYLLYGLYHGLLLAGETLMRRRWHFYKVHHADLPVRVVCWFVTINLVVIGFTLFSGQAFTFLGGIHG is encoded by the coding sequence ATGTCCTTCTACTCCGACCCCAGCTTCTTCTTCCTCCTCGCTGCTGTCGTGGCGGGGGCCGTCGTGCTGGGATTGCTCGAGCGCCCGCTCGGCCGCTATGGCCTGGTCGTCTCACTCGCCATGCTCGTCTGCCTCTTCTCGGACGACTGGTCAGGCCTCGTCCTGGCGCTTGCCTCCGTGGCCCTGGGATATGTCGCCACCCGTCTCGTGCTGGCCCGCTGCTCGAGCGAGCGCGGCCTCACCGCACCCGTGCGCCTCCTTGGCCTTGCTGCGGCCATCGGCCCGCTCGTGGTCTATAAGGTCACGACGGCGGCTGCCGCCCCCTTGGGCGGCTTCATCGGCATCTCGTACATGACGTTCAAGATCACGCAGGTCCTCCTCGAGGTGGAGGACGGCCTCATCACCGACCTCCCCTTCCTCGACTACGTCGGCTTCCTCGTCTTCTTCCCGGTCTTCACCTCAGGCCCCATCGACCGCTCGCGCCGCTTCATGGCAGACGCCCACAAGGCACGTCCGCGTGCCGAGTACCTCGATCTTCTCGGCCGAGGCATCGTGCAGCTCCTGGTGGGCGCGGCGATGCAGATGGTGCTCGCGACGCTTGCCAGGCAGTACTACCAGCCGGCGGCGATCGACCTCACCAAGGATCTCGGACCGCAGCTGCAGACCGCCTTCGTGACCGCCTGGGCCTACGCGGGCTTCCTCTACTTCGACTTCGCCGGCTACTCCCTCATGGCGCAGGGGGCCTCTCGCGCGCTCGGCATCGACACGCCGGCCAACTTCCGCCTCCCGTTCCTCTCGTGCTCGATGGAGGAGTTCTGGGACCGCTGGCACATCACGCTCTCGCATTGGCTGCGCGACTACGTCTTCATGCGCCTCGAGCGCTCGCTCACGCGGCACCGAATCCCCAGGAAGCGGGACACCCGCGCCGCCGTCGGCCTCATCGCCGACATGTGCCTCATGGGGGCCTGGCATGGCATCGCGCCGCAGTACCTCCTCTACGGGCTGTACCACGGACTCCTCCTTGCCGGCGAGACGCTCATGCGACGTCGCTGGCATTTCTACAAGGTCCACCATGCCGACCTGCCCGTGCGGGTCGTATGCTGGTTCGTGACCATCAACCTGGTGGTCATCGGATTCACGCTCTTCTCCGGTCAGGCGTTCACGTTCCTAGGAGGAATTCATGGCTGA
- the dltC gene encoding D-alanine--poly(phosphoribitol) ligase subunit DltC has translation MADASEVKDRLLDDLADICADEGVRDDLDEDLFTAGLLDSMGAIELLVAIEEDFGVKIAPTAVPRDQMNTANKIIAQVASRL, from the coding sequence ATGGCTGACGCATCCGAGGTCAAGGACAGGCTGCTTGACGATCTGGCGGACATCTGTGCTGACGAGGGGGTCCGCGACGACCTCGACGAGGACCTCTTCACCGCAGGGCTGCTCGACTCCATGGGGGCCATCGAGCTGCTCGTGGCCATCGAGGAGGACTTCGGCGTCAAGATCGCTCCGACGGCCGTCCCGCGCGACCAGATGAACACCGCCAACAAGATCATCGCCCAGGTCGCGAGCCGTCTCTAG
- the dltD gene encoding D-alanyl-lipoteichoic acid biosynthesis protein DltD — MSDEPATDHVTPAEKDVPVANASPAAGEASSVDPMLSRRAFLRLAGLGVGALAVGGGLAAADSAVPAASAVGPRLYDYAFVRDKFKSPAFALANRQADSILSFGSSEFRTYVSTVPQMPRAVFGDHDCGLDMWVIGEGYNQSLWHSIAFGAYAGALDDTDPGGIYADGSRKAVFIVSPQWFYEGGVPANASRSLFSYNLWHGFCANPRVSADSVAYARQRLLDLGVDSTKVWAGTHNMVTDALNDVYLQAKEDYDVRKLLVDVRASKGDEMPSAKVGATGCEGTPDWDALWQQALVDGEAHCTTNSFYIDDEVWNREDAKPYSAGTLRNYLSKRTFLKAPTEDADLDHALTVASEVGLELLVVLLPVGGPWYDYEGFPNDDRDQRYELVRDTVSAHGTQLCDLSGYEYEPFFTCDGTHLGWTGWVAAEKAIYEFAKGA; from the coding sequence ATGTCTGACGAACCTGCCACAGACCACGTGACGCCCGCCGAGAAGGACGTGCCTGTCGCGAACGCGTCGCCCGCCGCCGGCGAGGCCTCGTCTGTCGACCCTATGCTGTCTCGCCGGGCCTTCCTGCGGCTCGCTGGCCTGGGTGTGGGCGCGCTCGCCGTGGGAGGCGGCCTGGCCGCCGCGGACTCGGCCGTGCCCGCGGCCTCTGCGGTGGGTCCACGCCTCTACGACTACGCCTTCGTCCGCGACAAGTTCAAGAGTCCGGCCTTCGCGCTCGCGAACCGTCAGGCCGACTCGATCCTCTCGTTCGGCTCGTCCGAGTTCCGCACCTACGTCTCGACGGTTCCCCAGATGCCGCGCGCGGTCTTCGGCGACCACGACTGCGGCCTCGACATGTGGGTCATAGGGGAGGGCTATAACCAGAGCCTCTGGCACTCGATCGCCTTCGGGGCCTACGCCGGCGCGCTCGACGACACCGACCCTGGCGGCATCTACGCCGACGGCTCGCGGAAGGCCGTCTTCATCGTCTCGCCCCAGTGGTTCTACGAGGGAGGGGTGCCCGCCAACGCCTCGCGCTCGCTCTTCTCGTACAACCTCTGGCACGGCTTCTGCGCCAACCCGCGCGTCTCGGCCGACTCGGTCGCCTACGCACGGCAGCGCCTGCTCGACCTCGGCGTCGACTCCACGAAGGTGTGGGCTGGCACGCACAACATGGTCACGGACGCCCTGAACGACGTCTACCTCCAGGCCAAGGAGGACTACGACGTCCGGAAGCTCCTGGTGGACGTCCGCGCGTCGAAGGGCGACGAGATGCCTTCCGCCAAGGTGGGCGCCACGGGGTGCGAGGGAACGCCCGACTGGGACGCCCTGTGGCAGCAGGCGTTGGTCGACGGCGAGGCACATTGCACCACCAACTCCTTCTACATCGACGACGAGGTCTGGAACCGCGAGGACGCCAAGCCCTACTCGGCCGGCACGCTCAGGAACTACCTGTCCAAGCGCACGTTCCTCAAGGCCCCGACCGAGGACGCCGACCTCGACCATGCGCTCACCGTGGCGAGCGAGGTGGGCCTCGAGCTGCTGGTGGTCCTTCTTCCCGTGGGCGGCCCGTGGTACGACTACGAGGGCTTTCCCAACGACGACCGCGACCAGCGCTACGAGCTCGTGCGCGACACGGTCTCGGCGCACGGGACGCAGCTCTGCGACCTCTCGGGCTACGAGTACGAGCCGTTCTTCACCTGCGACGGCACGCACCTGGGCTGGACCGGATGGGTGGCTGCCGAGAAGGCCATCTACGAGTTCGCGAAGGGGGCATGA
- a CDS encoding AMP-binding protein: MDSSRNALLAAVEEQAHRTPDAIAWETSDGDLLTYGELWDASDDLACKLRDIPAPDEDVVVYGNKSPLMVCAFLACLKSGHAYVPTDSGVPDARVANILGQLHATCVIAVDPLSVEATQDRPGMRLVGPSELRDSLSAARSASPARPRRRLGGHRCGHPVRHLHVGLDGRPQGRRGLGR, encoded by the coding sequence ATGGATTCGTCGAGAAACGCCCTGCTCGCTGCAGTCGAGGAGCAGGCCCATCGCACGCCGGACGCGATCGCCTGGGAGACGAGCGATGGCGACCTCCTCACCTATGGCGAGCTGTGGGATGCCTCTGACGACCTGGCATGCAAGCTGCGCGACATCCCGGCCCCGGACGAGGACGTCGTGGTCTACGGCAACAAGAGCCCCCTCATGGTCTGTGCCTTCCTGGCCTGCCTCAAGTCGGGGCATGCCTATGTCCCTACCGACTCCGGCGTCCCGGACGCCCGCGTGGCAAACATCCTCGGCCAGCTCCATGCCACCTGCGTCATAGCGGTGGACCCCCTCTCGGTCGAGGCCACCCAGGACCGGCCCGGCATGCGGCTCGTCGGTCCCTCCGAGCTCCGCGACTCGCTCTCCGCGGCACGCAGCGCCAGCCCCGCGCGACCGCGTCGTAGGCTGGGAGGTCACCGGTGCGGCCACCCAGTACGTCATCTTCACGTCGGGCTCGACGGGCGCCCCCAAGGGCGTCGAGGTCTCGGCCGATGA